The following proteins are co-located in the Solea solea chromosome 21, fSolSol10.1, whole genome shotgun sequence genome:
- the ccser2b gene encoding serine-rich coiled-coil domain-containing protein 2 isoform X6 — protein sequence MSVPPPCLVDSSSVPTMVSRLPKFGSRSKSTSVSNSVQTETSSTGTFTGAAGTRLTNGFYHHPGPAGGTGPASSLKQNGFLRAPTSFSMKWRKDDGTPPQEGGTNAEVEWRRGKRGSGFQNRSGNNVHYDSSQRQQESKKTTTASEGKGRGFVQTTTPSSWPSAQSSSRTLPVSKPGSEVPKPSQTASRLNSGFPGSRPRSGTTGSLRQPQTVPRTVGYRPGPGPCSRSGSSFQKKVPASRSHSSDGLGSTQTVPLSQSNRFRSQSLTQVRQQAPPIPTPSSLLPSPTIPRSSFTSRAAERATAQAPPTGGRKSPVTRQSPEGGVGVGGVPPPSVFKKPLLPNLGPASRPSGISYKLTRPSLFKKARPLRVTPPTGTEVKVKSVEFKSTAENSSENPPETLEGLSTVSQAEVSMVGETLEDMSMSSTSSLDRNDISQEEYMDDFDNLGNGGVGILLLSKNDEDDSGLDQSCARFDDGGMNVNGVAVATALCFLEDGIDWASMKLSGDGAQRHVTPLSRHRRSSHHDDHEQGGSSLDLSPSDSCASDGTYMWDEEGLEPLGGAITSTSINTKSSNNTLQHSRGSFDSDVHSIDVLNDLDNLDSCDLEDDDLMLDADLAEDLSLHSDGDGLSHMAEWRRRQLCWGTQDVHNDNDSDFACYELTEDPGNKRTDVNGDGDVVLDLCPSRTALLSVATPPAGVGVDVEDLAEECSAVRSQLKNLQMLLLQDEDGDTVSPDVNDSSQSSDSQVQLLLQEVQQLREELRSRDRTIAHLLQMSVPTVTARCRCQETMGRTDQHTQTSVIEREGVASQTPRREEVTPPLPPPLPLLSPSWQYQRSSPYRWRPKPAVPAHLARKITDI from the exons ATGTCAGTCCCTCCCCCCTGTCTCGTGGACTCCTCCTCCGTGCCCACCATGGTTTCTAGGCTGCCAAAGTTTGGCTCGCGGTCCAAATCCACGTCGGTGTCCAACAGCGTTCAGACGGAGACCTCCAGCACTGGCACCTTCACTGGCGCCGCCGGGACCCGCCTCACCAACGGGTTCTACCACCACCCAGGCCCGGCAGGGGGAACTGGCCCCGCCTCCTCTCTGAAGCAGAATGGATTCCTAAGAGCACCGACTTCGTTCTCCATGAAATGGAGGAAGGACGACGGGACGCCACCACAGGAGGGAGGGACTAATGCAGAGGTGGAGTGGAGACGAGGGAAAAGAGGGAGTGGCTTCCAGAATCGCTCCGGGAACAACGTCCATTACGATTCTTCCCAACGGCAACAAGaatctaaaaaaacaaccacgGCCTCTGAAGGAAAGGGGCGTGGCTTTGTCCAGACGACCACGCCCTCATCCTGGCCGTCAGCGCAGTCCAGCAGCagaacacttcctgtttctaaACCTGGATCTGAAGTTCCCAAACCAAGCCAGACCGCGTCCAGGCTGAACAGTGGTTTTCCTGGATCCAGACCTCGCAGTGGAACCACGGGTTCCCTGAGACAACCTCAGACCGTTCCTCGTACTGTTGGTTATAGACCAGGTCCTGGTCCATGTTCTCGATCTGGTTCCTCGTTTCAGAAGAAAGTACCAGCCAGCCGCTCACACTCCAGTGACGGTCTCGGGTCCACTCAGACCGTCCCGCTCTCTCAGAGCAACCGCTTTAGATCACAAAGCCTCACCCAGGTCCGGCAGCAGGCTCCGCCCATCCCCacaccctcctccctccttccctccccaACCATCCCTCGCTCCTCCTTCACCAGCAGAGCTGCAGAACGAGCCACTGctcaggctccgcccacagGTGGCAGAAAATCACCTGTTACCAGGCAGAGTCCAGAGGGGGGAGTTGGAGTGGGAGGAGTCCCACCACCCTCTGTCTTCAAGAAACCCCTCCTACCCAACCTGGGCCCCGCCTCTAGGCCCAGCGGCATTAGCTATAAACTGACACGCCCATCTCTCTTCAAGAAGGCCCGCCCCCTGCGGGTGACTCCACCCACTGGAAcagaagtgaaagtgaaatcagtCGAATTTAAATCAACGGCCGAAAACTCTTCAG AAAATCCTCCAGAGACGTTGGAGGGACTGTCCACAGTGTCTCAGGCAGAGGTGTCCATGGTGGGGGAGACACTGGAGGACATGTCCATGTCTTCAACCTCGTCTCTGGACAGAAATGACATCAGTCAGGAGGAGTACATGGACGATTTCGATAATCTCG GAAACGGTGGAGTCGGCATTTTACTTCTCTCCAAAAATGATGAGGACGACTCGGGGCTCGACCAATCGTGTGCCAGATTTGACGATGGCGGAATGAACGTTAATGGCGTTGCCGTGGCGACAGCTCTGTGTTTCCTGGAGGACGGCATAGACTGGGCTAGCATGAAGCTAagtg gcgATGGAGCGCAGCGTCACGTGACTCCGCTGTCACGCCACAGACGCTCGAGTCACCACGACGACCACGAGCAG GGCGGCTCGTCTCTCGACCTGTCCCCCTCTGACAGCTGTGCGTCAGACGGGACCTACATGTGGGACGAGGAGGGTCTGGAGCCACTGGGGGGCGccatcacctccacctccatcaACACGAAGAGCAGCAACAACACGCTCCAACACAGCAGAGGGAGCTTTGACTCTGACGTCCACAGCAtc GACGTCCTGAACGATCTGGACAATCTGGACTCATGTGACCTGGAGGACGATGATCTCATGTTGGACGCAGACTTGGCAGAAGATTTGTCTCTGCACAGCG ACGGAGACGGTTTGTCCCACATGGCcgagtggaggaggagacagcTCTGCTGGGGGACGCAGGACGTCCACAACGACAACGACAG cGACTTCGCGTGCTACGAGCTAACGGAGGATCCTGGCAACAAGAGGACGGACGTGAACGGGGACGGAGACGTCGTACTGGACCTCTGTCCTTCAAG GACGGCCCTCCTCTCTGTGGcgacgccccctgctggtgtggGCGTGGACGTGGAGGACCTGGCTGAAGAATGCTCGGCGGTGCGATCGCAGCTCAAGAATCTGCAGATGTTACTGCTGCAG GACGAGGACGGGGACACTGTGAGTCCTGATGTTAACGACTCGTCACAGAGCTCTGACTCTCAG GTGCAGCTCCTCCTGCAGGAGGTGCAGCAGCtcagggaggagctgaggagtCGAGACCGAACCATCGCACACCTGCTGCAGATG tcTGTTCCCACGGTGACGGCCAGGTGTCGTTGCCAGGAGACGATGGGGAGGACggatcaacacacacagacgagtgtgatagagagagagggtgtggcTTCACAGACGCCCAGGAGAGAAGAGGTG actcctcctcttcctcctcctcttcctctcctctctccgtcCTGGCAGTATCAGCGCTCCTCACCTTACAGGTGGAGGCCGAAGCCTGCTGTCCCCGCCCACCTCGCTAGAAAAa TCACAGATATTTGA
- the ccser2b gene encoding serine-rich coiled-coil domain-containing protein 2 isoform X2, whose amino-acid sequence MSVPPPCLVDSSSVPTMVSRLPKFGSRSKSTSVSNSVQTETSSTGTFTGAAGTRLTNGFYHHPGPAGGTGPASSLKQNGFLRAPTSFSMKWRKDDGTPPQEGGTNAEVEWRRGKRGSGFQNRSGNNVHYDSSQRQQESKKTTTASEGKGRGFVQTTTPSSWPSAQSSSRTLPVSKPGSEVPKPSQTASRLNSGFPGSRPRSGTTGSLRQPQTVPRTVGYRPGPGPCSRSGSSFQKKVPASRSHSSDGLGSTQTVPLSQSNRFRSQSLTQVRQQAPPIPTPSSLLPSPTIPRSSFTSRAAERATAQAPPTGGRKSPVTRQSPEGGVGVGGVPPPSVFKKPLLPNLGPASRPSGISYKLTRPSLFKKARPLRVTPPTGTEVKVKSVEFKSTAENSSENPPETLEGLSTVSQAEVSMVGETLEDMSMSSTSSLDRNDISQEEYMDDFDNLGNGGVGILLLSKNDEDDSGLDQSCARFDDGGMNVNGVAVATALCFLEDGIDWASMKLSGDGAQRHVTPLSRHRRSSHHDDHEQGGSSLDLSPSDSCASDGTYMWDEEGLEPLGGAITSTSINTKSSNNTLQHSRGSFDSDVHSIDVLNDLDNLDSCDLEDDDLMLDADLAEDLSLHSDGDGLSHMAEWRRRQLCWGTQDVHNDNDSDFACYELTEDPGNKRTDVNGDGDVVLDLCPSRTALLSVATPPAGVGVDVEDLAEECSAVRSQLKNLQMLLLQDEDGDTVSPDVNDSSQSSDSQVQLLLQEVQQLREELRSRDRTIAHLLQMSVPTVTARCRCQETMGRTDQHTQTSVIEREGVASQTPRREESQIFDSSHQNDQEPLMNQVSTPPPPAQAPPPFYPHSDATTDSTPEDREDDGNRAVKETGGGGGACSRSLRLPQPSKLRLLPPHTSTTAPPLKTNTYRQPESGVTSGGHLRMSLPRLCPASRRQRQTDGDDV is encoded by the exons ATGTCAGTCCCTCCCCCCTGTCTCGTGGACTCCTCCTCCGTGCCCACCATGGTTTCTAGGCTGCCAAAGTTTGGCTCGCGGTCCAAATCCACGTCGGTGTCCAACAGCGTTCAGACGGAGACCTCCAGCACTGGCACCTTCACTGGCGCCGCCGGGACCCGCCTCACCAACGGGTTCTACCACCACCCAGGCCCGGCAGGGGGAACTGGCCCCGCCTCCTCTCTGAAGCAGAATGGATTCCTAAGAGCACCGACTTCGTTCTCCATGAAATGGAGGAAGGACGACGGGACGCCACCACAGGAGGGAGGGACTAATGCAGAGGTGGAGTGGAGACGAGGGAAAAGAGGGAGTGGCTTCCAGAATCGCTCCGGGAACAACGTCCATTACGATTCTTCCCAACGGCAACAAGaatctaaaaaaacaaccacgGCCTCTGAAGGAAAGGGGCGTGGCTTTGTCCAGACGACCACGCCCTCATCCTGGCCGTCAGCGCAGTCCAGCAGCagaacacttcctgtttctaaACCTGGATCTGAAGTTCCCAAACCAAGCCAGACCGCGTCCAGGCTGAACAGTGGTTTTCCTGGATCCAGACCTCGCAGTGGAACCACGGGTTCCCTGAGACAACCTCAGACCGTTCCTCGTACTGTTGGTTATAGACCAGGTCCTGGTCCATGTTCTCGATCTGGTTCCTCGTTTCAGAAGAAAGTACCAGCCAGCCGCTCACACTCCAGTGACGGTCTCGGGTCCACTCAGACCGTCCCGCTCTCTCAGAGCAACCGCTTTAGATCACAAAGCCTCACCCAGGTCCGGCAGCAGGCTCCGCCCATCCCCacaccctcctccctccttccctccccaACCATCCCTCGCTCCTCCTTCACCAGCAGAGCTGCAGAACGAGCCACTGctcaggctccgcccacagGTGGCAGAAAATCACCTGTTACCAGGCAGAGTCCAGAGGGGGGAGTTGGAGTGGGAGGAGTCCCACCACCCTCTGTCTTCAAGAAACCCCTCCTACCCAACCTGGGCCCCGCCTCTAGGCCCAGCGGCATTAGCTATAAACTGACACGCCCATCTCTCTTCAAGAAGGCCCGCCCCCTGCGGGTGACTCCACCCACTGGAAcagaagtgaaagtgaaatcagtCGAATTTAAATCAACGGCCGAAAACTCTTCAG AAAATCCTCCAGAGACGTTGGAGGGACTGTCCACAGTGTCTCAGGCAGAGGTGTCCATGGTGGGGGAGACACTGGAGGACATGTCCATGTCTTCAACCTCGTCTCTGGACAGAAATGACATCAGTCAGGAGGAGTACATGGACGATTTCGATAATCTCG GAAACGGTGGAGTCGGCATTTTACTTCTCTCCAAAAATGATGAGGACGACTCGGGGCTCGACCAATCGTGTGCCAGATTTGACGATGGCGGAATGAACGTTAATGGCGTTGCCGTGGCGACAGCTCTGTGTTTCCTGGAGGACGGCATAGACTGGGCTAGCATGAAGCTAagtg gcgATGGAGCGCAGCGTCACGTGACTCCGCTGTCACGCCACAGACGCTCGAGTCACCACGACGACCACGAGCAG GGCGGCTCGTCTCTCGACCTGTCCCCCTCTGACAGCTGTGCGTCAGACGGGACCTACATGTGGGACGAGGAGGGTCTGGAGCCACTGGGGGGCGccatcacctccacctccatcaACACGAAGAGCAGCAACAACACGCTCCAACACAGCAGAGGGAGCTTTGACTCTGACGTCCACAGCAtc GACGTCCTGAACGATCTGGACAATCTGGACTCATGTGACCTGGAGGACGATGATCTCATGTTGGACGCAGACTTGGCAGAAGATTTGTCTCTGCACAGCG ACGGAGACGGTTTGTCCCACATGGCcgagtggaggaggagacagcTCTGCTGGGGGACGCAGGACGTCCACAACGACAACGACAG cGACTTCGCGTGCTACGAGCTAACGGAGGATCCTGGCAACAAGAGGACGGACGTGAACGGGGACGGAGACGTCGTACTGGACCTCTGTCCTTCAAG GACGGCCCTCCTCTCTGTGGcgacgccccctgctggtgtggGCGTGGACGTGGAGGACCTGGCTGAAGAATGCTCGGCGGTGCGATCGCAGCTCAAGAATCTGCAGATGTTACTGCTGCAG GACGAGGACGGGGACACTGTGAGTCCTGATGTTAACGACTCGTCACAGAGCTCTGACTCTCAG GTGCAGCTCCTCCTGCAGGAGGTGCAGCAGCtcagggaggagctgaggagtCGAGACCGAACCATCGCACACCTGCTGCAGATG tcTGTTCCCACGGTGACGGCCAGGTGTCGTTGCCAGGAGACGATGGGGAGGACggatcaacacacacagacgagtgtgatagagagagagggtgtggcTTCACAGACGCCCAGGAGAGAAGAG TCACAGATATTTGACTCCTCCCATCAGAACGACCAGGAACCATTGATGAACCAAGTGTCCACGCCCCCACCGCCAGCCCAAGCACCGCCCCCATTTTATCCTCACTCTGATGCGACCACTGACTCCACCCCCGAAGACAGAGAGGACGATGGGAATAGAGCAGTGAAGGAGacgggaggagggggaggagcctgcaGCAGATCACTCAGGCTCCCCCAACCTTCTAAACTCCGCCTCCTCCCACCTCACACCTCCACCACTGCCCCGCCTCTAAAGACCAACACATACAGGCAACCAGAGAGCGGCGTGACATCAGGAGGTCACCTGAGGA